The following DNA comes from Tunturibacter psychrotolerans.
GGTGCTCCCTGCCCGCCCTCACGACTCTCCCGACGCTCCTTCATCTCCGCCTGCAAAGCGTCGTACTTGGTTTTCTGATCATCAGTCAACACGGCGCGGATCTTAGCCTGCGACGCCTTGTGGATGTCCATCATCTTCGCCCGCTTATCGGCTTGAGGTGTCGTAGTGTCCTGACGCAACGCCGTCATCTGAGTTCGCGAATCGTCGTCGATTGCCTTCACCTGGGTAACCTGATCTGGCGTCAGGTTAAGTTTTTTTGTCAGGAAGTCGATCTGATGCTCCTCCCGTTGACCTGCTCCACGATGCCCGCCGTTGGGTGGGCCTGCCTGATCCTGGGTGGACGGAGCCGGCTCTTGTGCCATCACGGGAAGTGCGCTCAGCGCCGTTACACATAGCGCCAAAAGAGCTGCTTGCAATACTGGTTTGCGAAATACATTCGTCATCGGATTCTCACTCTCATAGTGCGTTTGCCGGAAGAGTTTCTCCGGTGGTCAATCTACTGCTACAGACGCGCTTTTTTCGCAAAGGTTCCGTTATCCCAAAAAATTCGCAGCACCTCAGATGCCCCGGTCTGCCTGGAAGCAATAGGGGTCCCCGTGTGCCGCCGCGTAAGCCTCCACCACCTTAAGAAAGGCCAGCGCCGCGTGGGACAGACTGGCCTGCCTCCGATAGACGAGCCTAAGCTTGCGCTCTATCTGCAACTCGGGTATCTGGACCCGCACCAGCGCCCCGCTCTCGAGTTCGGTGCGCACTGTCAGCCCGGGGACCAAAGCCACCCCATTACCCATCTCTACAAATCGTTTGATCGCCTCCAGCGACGGCAGTTCTACGCCCATCTGAAGTGGTGTTTTGTGGCGCTTGAAAGCCTGAATGACCTTCTGCCGCTGAGGCGAAGGAATGTTATGCGCGATGAAATTTTGCCCTCCTAGTTGCCGAATCGATACCTTTCCAGCCCCCGCCAGTGGATGTCGTGGATTCACCACAAAGGCCAGCTCATCCCGGTACACAACCATTGATTTCACCTGTGTGTCGTCGGGGCGGAAGGAGAGCACCCCCAACTCCACCGAGTGCATCAGCACCTCGTCCGAGATCCGGCTAGCCAACGTTCGCTGCACCGCCAGTTTGATCCTGGGATTTTGTCGTCTAAACTCATCGAGCAACGGAAGCAGATAAAGACAGGTGTACTCGTTTGCGGCCAGATTCAGTCTGCCGCTATGTAGCTCCCTTAACTCCGTAAGAGCCCCCGTCGCTTCGTTCCTAAGATTCAACAACTTAGAGGCATATTCCCGCAAAACCTCACCCGCGTCCGTGAGCGTTCCATCCCTTGACGAGCGCTCAAACAGCACCTCGCCCAGCTCTCCTTCAAGCTTGGCGATTGCCTGACTCACTGCTGGCTGAGTACGATGGAGCCGTGCCGCTGCTCGCGAGAAACTACGCTCCTCTGCCACCGCCAGAAACGTCTCCATCTGGACTAAGTCCAATCCTTACCTCCGCGCAGCCGGCAATTTGCAGATCGAATGCCGCAATTAGAAATTCTGATATACCTGCAAGCGATCATAAGCATGCATTATGATAACGTCTAGATCGAAAGTGCCAAATTCTATGTCCCTGCATAATCAAATCGTCTTCTTCGACACCACCCTCCGCGATGGCGAACAGTCTCCCGGCTGCACCATGCACCATGACGAAAAGTTGCGCATGGCCCACCAGCTCGCAAACCTTGGCGTCGACGTTTTGGAAGCCGGTTTCGCAATCGCAAGCCAAGGCGACTCCGACTCGATCCGCATGATCGCCCGCGAGGTTCGCGGCCCTCGCATAGCCTCCCTAGCCCGCTGTAAGCGCGAGGACATAGAAGCCGCAGCCCGTTCTATCGAGCCCGCCGACAAGGCTCGCATCCACACCTTCCTCGCCTCCTCGGACCTCCATCTTGAAGCCAAGCTAAAGATCTCTCGCGCTGAGGCACTCAATCAGGCCGGAGAGTCAGTCCGTCTCGCCCGTACCTTTGCCGACGACGTCGAGTTCTCCGCCGAGGACGCTACGCGCACCGATCCTGACTTTCTCGTCGAGATCGTGACGGCTGCGGTACAAGCCGGAGCCACAACCATCAACATTCCCGACACAGTCGGCTACACCACACCCGACGAGTACGCAGCCACCTTCCGCATGCTCATCGCCAAGGTCCCCGGCATCGACGACGTCATCCTCTCAACTCACTGCCACAACGATCTCGGCATGGCCGTCGCGAACACGCTCGCAGGCATCCACGCCGGCGCCCGTCAGGCGGAGTGCACCATCAACGGCATCGGCGAGCGCGCAGGCAATGCAGCCCTCGAAGAAATCGCCGCTGCCCTCATGGTTCGCCGCGACAAGCTTCCTTACACCAACAACATCAAGCTCAATCAGCTTTACCCAACCAGCCAGATGCTCGCCGAATTTATCAGCTTCGGCTGCTCGCCCAACAAGGCCGTCGTCGGCGCCAACGCTTTCGCGCACGAATCCGGCATTCACCAGCACGGCATGATGGCTAACCCGCTCACCTACGAAATCATGACACCCGAATCAGTCGGTGTTCCTGCAACCAACATGGTTCTCGGCAAACACAGCGGTCGCCGCCTCCTCGAGCAGCGCCTCACCGAACTAGGACACAAGCTGACGCGCGCTCAGCTCGACGATGTCTACCATCGCTTCACGGAGTTGGCCGACCGCAAGAAATCCATCTATGACCAGGATTTGCTCGGCCTGCTGCAACCGGACAAGTCCACCGTGATCACGCACTAAACTCACGTCCAAAGGAAAGAGCGTCATGCGCCTCAAAATTGCAGTTCTCGCCGGCGACGGCATCGGACCCGAAGTTACCAAGCAGGCTACAAATATCCTCCGCGCTGTAGCCGAGATGGGCGGCCACGAGTTCACCTTTGTCGAAGGTCTGATAGGTGGGACCGCGATCACAGAGACCGGGTCACCCTTACCCACCGCCACGCTCGACGCCGCACTCGAGTGCGATGCTGTCCTCCTCGGCGCCGTCGGCGACAACAAGTTCAACGCACTCCCGCCTGACAAGCGTCCTGAGGCCGGCCTTCTCCAGATTCGGCAGGCTCTCGGAGGCTTCGCAAATCTGCGGCCGTCCATCGCCTACACTGCGCTAAGCGCCAGTTCCCCGCTGCGCCCCGAAGTCACAAAAGACGTCGACATTCTCTTCGTACGCGAACTCCTTGGCGGGCTCTACTTCGGTGCCCCGCGCTGGTGGGATCGCAACAGCAACGAAGCCATCAACACCATGCGATACACCCGTGATGAGGTCGTGCGCGTAGCTCGCGTCGCCTTCGAACTCGCCGGCAACCGGCGCCAGAAGGTCACCTCTGTCGACAAGGCAAACGTCCTCGAGGTATCGCAGTTATGGCGCGCCACGGTCACCGAGGTCGCAAAGGATTACCCCTCCGTTACGCTCGAACACCAGCTTGTCGACTCCATGGCGATGCACATCATGAACATCCCCAGAAACTTCGATGTCGTGCTCACGGAAAATCTCTTCGGAGACATTTTGTCCGATGAAGCCGGAGTCATCACCGGTTCGCTCGGCATGTTGCCCTCCGCTACCATCGGTGGCGCGGTCAATCTCTACGAGCCTGTTCATGGCAGTGCACCCGACATCGCCGGCACAGGCAAAGCCAATCCCCTCGGCGCCATCCTTACGGCCGCGATGATCCTCCGTCACTCCGCAAATCTGGAACAGGACGCCAAGGCAGTCGAAGCAGCGGTCAACAAAGTGCTTGACGCTGGTTACCGCACCGCCGACATCGCACGCGGCCAGCAACCGGGACAGACTCCAGTCAGCACACAGGAGATGGGCAAGCTCGTACATCAGGCCCTGGCCGAGTCCATCGATCGCCGCCAGGCCATGCATGCCGTATGAGTGAGCCGATGAACGTGCGGACGAAGCTCATCCTGATGAACTGCGCGGTCGCCGTCGCTCTCATCTATCGCTGGTGGAAGGGCGCGCCTCTCGCTGTTCTAGCCGTCACGGCGCTCATCATGTTCTCCCTCGTAAATGGCCTCATAGTTTTTACGCAAAAGAAGTCTGTACGAACAAATCGCTAATGCGCTCGACTATCCAACTCGCAATCTTTGTCCTGGCACTCACCCCCATGTGGACGTCGGCACAGATCTCTTCGCCTCAAATAAAGAGAGACAAAAAGCAGCCGAAAGAAAACCTGGAATGGCTATGGCAATACGCCCCCCCGCCGGCTGACGGTCGCGAAAACCAGCTTGTCCTCGATGCCCGCTTCCGGCCATTTCTGGCCCAATATCTCACTGCGCCACAAACCTTCTGGGGCAATCCCAAGACCGGCTACAAGACACTCAACGAGACTGCGCTCGACTTCCTTTCAGTCCCTGATAAGGTCGTCGCCGACGACAATCGTTATCTTTCGATCACTGGCTGCGTCTTCCGCTTCTGCCCGGCGCGCGGTCTCCTCTGGGTTGACCTCGGACTTCCTCACCCCCTCGTCGCCTTTGCCGCCATCGACTGGATTAAGGACAGCAAAACCCCAAGCGAACTCGGAGCTGAATACACCCTCTGGGTCTTCGCAAATCACCCGATCGATCCCGATCACATCCCCCCTGCGCTAACCCACAGCGTCGCCCGCTGGACCGCACAGCCACCCACCGGTAGCACCGTGATTCAACAAGTCACACACGCCATTCTCGTCGACCCCGACGGCACCCCGCATCAAATTCAACCAGCCACCATCGGTGCCAACACATTCACCGTCAAGCCCCAGGATGACCAGAAAGCACAACAATGAATACACCGCCTAATACACCCAAGACACTCTTCGAAAAGGTTTGGCAGCAACATCTCGTCATCGAACCCGCAGGCGAACCGAGTATCCTCTACATCGATCTGCATCTGGTCCACGAGGTTACCAGCCCCCAGGCATTCGACGGTCTTCGCATGGCAGGCCGCAAGCTGCGCCGCCCGGATCGAACCGTCGCCACGGTAGATCACAACGTCCCTACTAGCAGCATCGAGGACCGTCTTCACATCGTCGACCAGATCGCCCATAAGCAGATTGAAGCGCTGAGAAAAAATTGTGCGGACTTCGGCGTCGAACTCTATGACGTCCAATCGCCGAACCAAGGCATCGTTCACATCATCGGGCCCGAGCTCGGTCTCACCAAACCCGGTATGACCATCGTCTGCGGCGACTCTCACACCAGCACCCACGGCGCATTTGGCGCGCTAGCGTTCGGCATCGGCACTAGCGAAGTCGAACACGTCATGGCCACGCAGACCCTCCCGCAGGACAAACCAAAGACCTTCCGTATCAATGTTGAAGGCACTTTGTCGCCCGGTGTCACAGCAAAAGACATCGTACTCCATATCATCGGCGAGATCGGCACAGCCGGAGCCACCGGGTACGTCGTTGAATACGCTGGCTCGGCCATCCGTGCCCTCTCGATGGAAGGCCGCATGACAGTCTGCAACATGAGCATTGAAGCTGGAGCGCGCGCCGGCATGATTGCCCCCGATGCCACAACCTTCTCCTATCTAAAGGGCCGCCGCTTTTCGTCATCCGGAACCGCATGGGACGAATCCGTAGCCCACTGGTCGCAACTTGTAACCGACACGGGAGCAATCTTCGACCGTGAACTCACTCTCAACGCGGCCGACATCACTCCCACCGTCAGTTGGGGCACCTCGCCCGGCATGGTCACCGGCGTCAAAAGCACAGTCCCGTTGGCCGACCCCGCAGCTAGCGAAGCCGATCAAAAGGCCTTCGAGCGCGCCCTCGAATACATGGGCCTTC
Coding sequences within:
- a CDS encoding Spy/CpxP family protein refolding chaperone; the encoded protein is MTNVFRKPVLQAALLALCVTALSALPVMAQEPAPSTQDQAGPPNGGHRGAGQREEHQIDFLTKKLNLTPDQVTQVKAIDDDSRTQMTALRQDTTTPQADKRAKMMDIHKASQAKIRAVLTDDQKTKYDALQAEMKERRESREGGQGAPPPPPQQ
- a CDS encoding LysR family transcriptional regulator, with product MDLVQMETFLAVAEERSFSRAAARLHRTQPAVSQAIAKLEGELGEVLFERSSRDGTLTDAGEVLREYASKLLNLRNEATGALTELRELHSGRLNLAANEYTCLYLLPLLDEFRRQNPRIKLAVQRTLASRISDEVLMHSVELGVLSFRPDDTQVKSMVVYRDELAFVVNPRHPLAGAGKVSIRQLGGQNFIAHNIPSPQRQKVIQAFKRHKTPLQMGVELPSLEAIKRFVEMGNGVALVPGLTVRTELESGALVRVQIPELQIERKLRLVYRRQASLSHAALAFLKVVEAYAAAHGDPYCFQADRGI
- a CDS encoding 2-isopropylmalate synthase, whose translation is MSLHNQIVFFDTTLRDGEQSPGCTMHHDEKLRMAHQLANLGVDVLEAGFAIASQGDSDSIRMIAREVRGPRIASLARCKREDIEAAARSIEPADKARIHTFLASSDLHLEAKLKISRAEALNQAGESVRLARTFADDVEFSAEDATRTDPDFLVEIVTAAVQAGATTINIPDTVGYTTPDEYAATFRMLIAKVPGIDDVILSTHCHNDLGMAVANTLAGIHAGARQAECTINGIGERAGNAALEEIAAALMVRRDKLPYTNNIKLNQLYPTSQMLAEFISFGCSPNKAVVGANAFAHESGIHQHGMMANPLTYEIMTPESVGVPATNMVLGKHSGRRLLEQRLTELGHKLTRAQLDDVYHRFTELADRKKSIYDQDLLGLLQPDKSTVITH
- the leuB gene encoding 3-isopropylmalate dehydrogenase; the protein is MRLKIAVLAGDGIGPEVTKQATNILRAVAEMGGHEFTFVEGLIGGTAITETGSPLPTATLDAALECDAVLLGAVGDNKFNALPPDKRPEAGLLQIRQALGGFANLRPSIAYTALSASSPLRPEVTKDVDILFVRELLGGLYFGAPRWWDRNSNEAINTMRYTRDEVVRVARVAFELAGNRRQKVTSVDKANVLEVSQLWRATVTEVAKDYPSVTLEHQLVDSMAMHIMNIPRNFDVVLTENLFGDILSDEAGVITGSLGMLPSATIGGAVNLYEPVHGSAPDIAGTGKANPLGAILTAAMILRHSANLEQDAKAVEAAVNKVLDAGYRTADIARGQQPGQTPVSTQEMGKLVHQALAESIDRRQAMHAV
- the leuC gene encoding 3-isopropylmalate dehydratase large subunit; its protein translation is MNTPPNTPKTLFEKVWQQHLVIEPAGEPSILYIDLHLVHEVTSPQAFDGLRMAGRKLRRPDRTVATVDHNVPTSSIEDRLHIVDQIAHKQIEALRKNCADFGVELYDVQSPNQGIVHIIGPELGLTKPGMTIVCGDSHTSTHGAFGALAFGIGTSEVEHVMATQTLPQDKPKTFRINVEGTLSPGVTAKDIVLHIIGEIGTAGATGYVVEYAGSAIRALSMEGRMTVCNMSIEAGARAGMIAPDATTFSYLKGRRFSSSGTAWDESVAHWSQLVTDTGAIFDRELTLNAADITPTVSWGTSPGMVTGVKSTVPLADPAASEADQKAFERALEYMGLHAGEPIEEIKIDRVFLGSCTNARIEDLRAAASVVRGYHVATTVRAMVVPGSQSVKTQAEKEGLDKIFTEAGFDWREPGCSMCLGMNPDILAPGERCASTSNRNFEGRQGRGGRTHLVSPQMAAAAAITGHFTDIRTWQFKDQTAQKEAK